The following proteins come from a genomic window of Oncorhynchus mykiss isolate Arlee chromosome 19, USDA_OmykA_1.1, whole genome shotgun sequence:
- the LOC118941418 gene encoding ubiquitin carboxyl-terminal hydrolase 37-like isoform X1 — MPQRPVSATRNMTLPRTSSATRSMTLPRASSATRGSEETQGARGERGELVNMELLGLPNIGNTCFLNATLQCLLVLPSFSKEILHQEQLWSSSPFSNLLRCLSDVHRSGLPDSVANQASKADLMWKVKYSLSGYDLKYLGDTQQDAHELLVNMLCQLKEEGMILKTLGMNYTCPVSQLEFQLVSVRTCTSCGRESSTREDYNHLSLDISPERTLLNSLALTFKSEQVEFTCEGCKGLHASKVEQFHTLPLVLVLHLKRFGGPGGLEKLEAPLLFPSELRLSTLCGDMVPHLHSASPQALTNQAPSIQGSIPQTLASQVSSPPGAAKDSALCCSEAEASTVSEWLLPADWRSLSFGRLRKLRAIEREAPAHRA; from the exons ATGCCCCAGAGACCAGTCTCAGCCACCAGAAACATGACTCTTCCCAGGACCAGCTCAGCCACCAGAAGTATGACTCTTCCCAGGGCCAGCTCAGCCACCAGAGGGTCAGAAGAGACCCAGGGGGCCAGAGGAGAACGGGGGGAACTGGTCAACATGGAACTTCTTGG GTTGCCTAACATTGGCAACACTTGCTTCCTTAACGCCACCCTGCAGTGCCTCCTGGTCCTGCCTTCCTTCTCAAAGGAAATCCTGCACCAGGAACAACTCTGgagctcctcccccttctccaacCTGCTCAG GTGTCTGTCTGATGTGCACCGTTCAGGTCTACCTGACAGTGTGGCAAACCAGGCCTCAAAAGCAGACCTCATGTGGAAGGTCAAGTACTCCTTGTCGGGATACGATTTGAAGTATCTGGGGGACACGCAACAG GACGCACACGAGTTACTTGTCAATATGCTGTGCCAGCTGAAGGAGGAGGGCATGATTCTGAAGACACTCGGGATGAACTATACCTGCCCTGTTTCCCAGCTGGAGTTCCAGCTTGTGTCGGTGCGCACATGTACCAG CTGTGGGCGCGAGTCGTCTACCAGAGAGGACTACAACCACCTCTCATTGGACATCAGCCCTGAGCGCACCTTGCTGAACAGCCTAGCACTCACTTTCAAA AGTGAACAGGTTGAATTCACATGTGAGGGCTGTAAAGGCCTCCACGCCTCAAAGGTGGAGCAGTTCCACACACTGCCTCT TGTGCTGGTTCTGCATCTGAAGAGGTTTGGAGGACCTGGGGGGTTGGAGAAGCTGGAGGCTCCTCTTTTGTTTCCTTCGGAGCTGAGGCTCTCCACCCTCTGTGGGGACATGGTGCCACACCTGCACAGTGCCAGCCCACAGGCCCTCACCAACCAGGCCCCCAGCATCCAGGGGTCCATCCCCCAGACCCTCGCCAGCCAAGTCTCCAGCCCACCTGGAGCGGCAAAAGACAGCGCCCTCTGCTGTTCAG AAGCAGAAGCCAGTACAGTCAGTGAATGGTTACTACCAGCTGACTGGCGTAGTCTCTCATTTGGGAGGCTCCGCAAACTCCG GGCAATAGAGCGGGAGGCCCCAGCACACAGGGCCTAA
- the LOC118941418 gene encoding ubiquitin carboxyl-terminal hydrolase 37-like isoform X2, whose translation MPQRPVSATRNMTLPRTSSATRSMTLPRASSATRGSEETQGARGERGELVNMELLGLPNIGNTCFLNATLQCLLVLPSFSKEILHQEQLWSSSPFSNLLRCLSDVHRSGLPDSVANQASKADLMWKVKYSLSGYDLKYLGDTQQDAHELLVNMLCQLKEEGMILKTLGMNYTCPVSQLEFQLVSVRTCTSCGRESSTREDYNHLSLDISPERTLLNSLALTFKSEQVEFTCEGCKGLHASKVEQFHTLPLVLVLHLKRFGGPGGLEKLEAPLLFPSELRLSTLCGDMVPHLHSASPQALTNQAPSIQGSIPQTLASQVSSPPGAAKDSALCCSEAEASTVSEWLLPADWRSLSFGRLRKLRALH comes from the exons ATGCCCCAGAGACCAGTCTCAGCCACCAGAAACATGACTCTTCCCAGGACCAGCTCAGCCACCAGAAGTATGACTCTTCCCAGGGCCAGCTCAGCCACCAGAGGGTCAGAAGAGACCCAGGGGGCCAGAGGAGAACGGGGGGAACTGGTCAACATGGAACTTCTTGG GTTGCCTAACATTGGCAACACTTGCTTCCTTAACGCCACCCTGCAGTGCCTCCTGGTCCTGCCTTCCTTCTCAAAGGAAATCCTGCACCAGGAACAACTCTGgagctcctcccccttctccaacCTGCTCAG GTGTCTGTCTGATGTGCACCGTTCAGGTCTACCTGACAGTGTGGCAAACCAGGCCTCAAAAGCAGACCTCATGTGGAAGGTCAAGTACTCCTTGTCGGGATACGATTTGAAGTATCTGGGGGACACGCAACAG GACGCACACGAGTTACTTGTCAATATGCTGTGCCAGCTGAAGGAGGAGGGCATGATTCTGAAGACACTCGGGATGAACTATACCTGCCCTGTTTCCCAGCTGGAGTTCCAGCTTGTGTCGGTGCGCACATGTACCAG CTGTGGGCGCGAGTCGTCTACCAGAGAGGACTACAACCACCTCTCATTGGACATCAGCCCTGAGCGCACCTTGCTGAACAGCCTAGCACTCACTTTCAAA AGTGAACAGGTTGAATTCACATGTGAGGGCTGTAAAGGCCTCCACGCCTCAAAGGTGGAGCAGTTCCACACACTGCCTCT TGTGCTGGTTCTGCATCTGAAGAGGTTTGGAGGACCTGGGGGGTTGGAGAAGCTGGAGGCTCCTCTTTTGTTTCCTTCGGAGCTGAGGCTCTCCACCCTCTGTGGGGACATGGTGCCACACCTGCACAGTGCCAGCCCACAGGCCCTCACCAACCAGGCCCCCAGCATCCAGGGGTCCATCCCCCAGACCCTCGCCAGCCAAGTCTCCAGCCCACCTGGAGCGGCAAAAGACAGCGCCCTCTGCTGTTCAG AAGCAGAAGCCAGTACAGTCAGTGAATGGTTACTACCAGCTGACTGGCGTAGTCTCTCATTTGGGAGGCTCCGCAAACTCCG GGCACTACATTAG
- the LOC118941534 gene encoding ubiquitin carboxyl-terminal hydrolase 37-like, giving the protein MACFCWCKKPSSPSPTNPLDRHGDTSQEGTTVRPLSLQEHSSPMPQRPVSATRSMTLPRASSATRSMTLPRTSSATRGSEETQGARGERGELVNMELLGLPNIGNTCFLNATLQCLLVLPSFSKEILHQEQLWSSSPFSNLLRCLSDVHRSGLPDSVANQASKADLMWKVKYSLSGYDLKYLGDTQQDAHELLVNMLCQLKEEGMILKTLGMNFTCPVSQLEFQLVSVRTCTSCGRESSTREDYNHLSLDISPERTLLNSLALTFKSEQVEFTCEGCKGLHASKVEQFHTLPLVLVLHLKRFGGPGGLEKLEAPLLFPSELRLSTLCGDMVPHLHSASPQALTNQAPSIQGSIPQTLASQVSSPPGEAKDSALCCSEAEASTVSEWLLPADWRSLSFGRLRKLRAIEREAPAHRA; this is encoded by the exons ATGGCTTGTTTCTGCTGGTGCAAAAAG CCTAGTTCTCCCTCTCCTACCAACCCTCTGGACCGTCATGGAGACACCAGTCAGGAGGGCACAACAGTCAG accTCTGTCCCTTCAGGAACACTCTAGTCCAATGCCCCAGAGACCAGTCTCAGCCACCAGAAGCATGACTCTTCCCAGGGCCAGCTCAGCCACCAGAAGCATGACTCTTCCCAGGACCAGCTCAGCCACCAGAGGGTCAGAAGAGACCCAGGGGGCCAGAGGAGAACGGGGGGAACTGGTCAACATGGAACTTCTTGG GTTGCCTAACATTGGCAACACTTGCTTCCTTAACGCCACCCTGCAGTGCCTCCTGGTCCTGCCGTCCTTCTCAAAGGAAATCCTGCACCAGGAACAACTCTGgagctcctcccccttctccaacCTGCTCAG GTGTCTGTCTGATGTGCACCGTTCAGGTCTACCTGACAGTGTGGCAAACCAGGCCTCAAAAGCAGACCTCATGTGGAAGGTCAAGTACTCCTTGTCGGGATACGATTTGAAGTACCTGGGGGACACGCAACAG GACGCACACGAGTTACTTGTCAATATGCTGTGCCAGCTGAAGGAGGAGGGCATGATTCTGAAGACACTCGGGATGAACTTTACCTGCCCTGTTTCCCAGCTGGAGTTCCAGCTTGTGTCGGTGCGCACATGTACCAG CTGTGGGCGCGAGTCGTCTACCAGAGAGGACTACAACCACCTCTCATTGGACATCAGCCCTGAGCGCACCTTGCTGAACAGCCTAGCACTCACTTTCAAA AGTGAACAGGTTGAATTCACATGTGAGGGCTGTAAAGGCCTCCACGCCTCAAAGGTGGAGCAGTTCCACACACTGCCTCT TGTGCTGGTTCTGCATCTGAAGAGGTTTGGAGGACCTGGGGGGTTGGAGAAGCTGGAGGCTCCTCTTTTGTTTCCTTCGGAGCTGAGGCTCTCCACCCTCTGTGGGGACATGGTGCCACACCTGCACAGTGCCAGCCCACAGGCCCTCACCAACCAGGCCCCCAGCATCCAGGGGTCCATCCCCCAGACCCTCGCCAGCCAAGTCTCCAGCCCACCTGGAGAGGCCAAAGACAGCGCCCTCTGCTGTTCAG AAGCAGAAGCCAGTACAGTCAGTGAATGGTTACTACCAGCTGACTGGCGTAGTCTCTCATTTGGGAGGCTCCGCAAACTCCG GGCAATAGAGCGGGAGGCCCCAGCACACAGGGCCTAA
- the LOC110515142 gene encoding ubiquitin carboxyl-terminal hydrolase 37-like, which produces MACFCWCKKKKRQKANSVDVEQKTRKKKERGTSSPSPIPSDRSERNGSATSDPSPSDQLSSLHPPPSPVKCSSQPCSPVKQPSVPRSPAKNPSPVKFSPVVSQPSSPSPTNPLDRHGDTSQEGTTVRSLSLQEHSSPTPQRPVSATRSMTLPRASSATRSMTLPRASSATRGSEETQGARGERGELVNMELLGLPNIGNTCFLNATLQCLLVLSSFSKEILHQEQLWSSSPFSNLLRCLSDVHRLGLPGSVANQASKADLMWKVKYSLSGYDLKYLGDTQQVTEALLSCVRVLFLQWFIFSF; this is translated from the exons ATGGCTTGTTTCTGCTGGTGCAAAAAG AAAAAACGTCAGAAAGCAAATTCAGTTGATGTGGAGCAGAAGACAAGAAAGAAGAAGGAGAGGGGcacttcatccccctctccaatTCCATCTGACCGTTCTGAACGGAATGGCTCCGCTACCTCTGACCCCTCACCCTCTGAccaactctcctccctccatccacctccctctcctgttAAATGTTCCTCTCAGCCTTGCTCTCCTGTTAAACAACCCTCTGTACCCCGGTCACCTGCCAAAAACCCTTCCCCAGTGAAATTCTCTCCAGTGGTGTCCCAGCCTAGTTCTCCCTCTCCTACCAACCCTCTGGACCGTCATGGAGACACCAGTCAGGAGGGCACAACAGTCAG atcTCTGTCTCTTCAGGAACACTCTAGTCCAACGCCCCAGAGACCAGTCTCAGCCACCAGAAGCATGACTCTTCCCAGGGCCAGCTCAGCCACCAGAAGCATGACTCTTCCCAGGGCCAGCTCAGCCACCAGAGGGTCAGAAGAGACCCAGGGGGCCAGAGGAGAACGGGGGGAACTGGTCAACATGGAACTTCTTGG GTTGCCTAACATTGGCAACACTTGCTTCCTTAACGCCACCCTGCAGTGCCTCCTGGTCCTGTCGTCCTTCTCAAAGGAAATCCTGCACCAGGAACAACTCTGgagctcctcccccttctccaacCTGCTCAG GTGTCTGTCTGATGTGCACCGTTTAGGTCTACCTGGCAGTGTGGCAAACCAGGCCTCAAAAGCAGACCTCATGTGGAAGGTCAAGTACTCCTTGTCGGGATACGATTTGAAGTACCTGGGGGACACGCAACAGGTAACTGAGGCACTACTCTCTTGTGTACGAGTGCTCTTCTTGCAATGGTTCATTTTCTCTTTTTAA